One segment of Geomonas ferrireducens DNA contains the following:
- a CDS encoding type II toxin-antitoxin system RelE/ParE family toxin, with protein MATITWSEKSLSDLEEIFDYIALDSQFYAQHQVTKVIAAVERLAIFPTSGRPLPEFPTSPLREVIVDPYRIVYRTSGSEILILAVIHGKRLLKEEVL; from the coding sequence ATGGCAACAATAACGTGGTCTGAGAAATCGCTTTCAGACCTCGAGGAGATTTTCGACTACATCGCCCTCGATTCACAATTCTACGCGCAACACCAAGTCACCAAGGTGATTGCTGCCGTGGAACGGCTGGCAATCTTTCCGACTTCCGGTCGCCCTCTCCCCGAGTTCCCCACTTCTCCCCTCCGCGAAGTCATCGTCGACCCCTACCGCATCGTCTATCGCACCTCAGGATCTGAGATTTTGATCCTTGCCGTCATCCATGGGAAACGGCTGCTAAAAGAAGAGGTGCTATGA
- the glmS gene encoding glutamine--fructose-6-phosphate transaminase (isomerizing) gives MCGIVGFTGHQEATSIIIEGLRKLEYRGYDSAGICTISDGKASIRRSEGKLSNLEKLLAASPVVGTVGIGHTRWATHGRPSEINAHPHQAGPIVVVHNGIIENYLQLREELKAQGHVFKSETDTEVIAHLIDQYMKGTGNFESAVRQALAVLRGAYAICIVSESEPDKLIAAKHGAPMVVGLGEGEFYVASDIPAILSHTRSMIFMEDGEMAVFKGGSAQFSNVQGDLLEKKPRHIDWSPHMAEKGGYKHFMLKEIFEQPRAVRDTIAGRLREEQGDVYLEDLALSDEKLKDISRICIVACGTSWHAALVGKFLIEEYCRVPVEVDIASEFRYRNPVVDDNTLVMLISQSGETADTLAAMRESKRRGGACVAICNVVDSSIAREADGVIYTHAGPEIGVASTKAFVTQLIALYLFTIRLGRARGAMDVEKGRKLISAIVRVPALMEEALKLNEQVEKVARNYLSARDFLYLGRGMNYPIALEGALKLKEISYIHAEGYAAGEMKHGPIALIDEHMPVVVLVPKGATYEKVFSNMEEVIARGGRVIAVCSKGDAEVADKVEVALEVPEDGDEVMPIIISIPMQLLAYHVAVLKGTDVDQPRNLAKSVTVE, from the coding sequence ATGTGTGGAATCGTTGGATTCACCGGCCACCAGGAGGCCACCTCCATCATCATTGAAGGGCTGAGAAAGCTCGAGTACCGTGGCTACGACTCGGCCGGTATCTGCACCATCAGCGATGGGAAGGCGAGCATCCGGCGCAGCGAAGGGAAGCTCTCCAACCTGGAGAAGCTCCTCGCGGCGAGCCCCGTCGTCGGCACCGTCGGCATCGGGCACACCCGCTGGGCCACCCACGGCCGTCCTTCCGAGATCAACGCCCATCCGCACCAGGCCGGTCCCATCGTCGTGGTGCACAACGGCATCATCGAGAACTATCTGCAGCTGCGCGAGGAGCTGAAGGCGCAGGGGCACGTTTTCAAGAGCGAGACCGACACCGAGGTCATCGCGCACCTGATCGACCAGTACATGAAGGGGACCGGGAACTTCGAGAGCGCGGTGCGCCAGGCCCTCGCGGTACTGCGCGGGGCATACGCCATCTGCATCGTGAGCGAGAGCGAGCCCGACAAGCTGATCGCCGCGAAGCACGGCGCGCCCATGGTGGTGGGACTTGGCGAAGGGGAGTTCTATGTCGCCTCCGACATCCCGGCGATCCTCTCCCACACCCGCTCCATGATCTTCATGGAGGACGGCGAGATGGCCGTCTTCAAGGGTGGAAGCGCCCAGTTCAGCAACGTGCAGGGGGATTTGCTGGAGAAGAAGCCGCGCCACATCGACTGGTCGCCGCACATGGCGGAGAAGGGGGGCTACAAGCACTTCATGCTCAAGGAGATCTTCGAGCAGCCCCGCGCCGTGCGCGACACCATCGCCGGCAGACTCCGCGAAGAGCAGGGTGACGTCTACCTCGAGGATCTTGCCCTCTCCGACGAAAAGCTTAAAGATATCAGCCGCATCTGCATCGTCGCCTGCGGTACTTCCTGGCATGCGGCGCTGGTCGGCAAGTTCCTCATCGAGGAATACTGCCGCGTGCCGGTCGAAGTGGATATCGCCTCCGAATTCCGTTACAGAAATCCTGTGGTGGACGACAACACCCTGGTGATGCTGATCTCCCAGTCCGGCGAGACCGCCGACACCCTGGCCGCCATGCGCGAGTCCAAGCGTCGCGGCGGCGCCTGCGTCGCCATTTGCAACGTGGTGGACTCCTCCATCGCCCGCGAGGCCGACGGCGTCATCTACACCCACGCCGGCCCCGAGATCGGTGTCGCCTCCACCAAGGCCTTCGTCACGCAGTTGATCGCCCTCTACCTCTTCACCATCCGTCTCGGACGCGCCCGCGGCGCGATGGACGTGGAAAAGGGGAGAAAGCTCATCTCCGCCATAGTGCGCGTCCCGGCCCTCATGGAAGAGGCGCTCAAGCTGAACGAGCAGGTGGAAAAGGTGGCGAGGAACTACCTCTCCGCCCGCGACTTCCTGTACTTGGGGCGCGGCATGAACTACCCGATCGCCCTGGAAGGTGCCCTGAAGCTGAAGGAGATCTCCTACATCCACGCCGAGGGGTACGCGGCCGGCGAAATGAAGCACGGCCCCATCGCCCTCATCGACGAGCACATGCCGGTCGTCGTGCTGGTCCCAAAGGGGGCGACCTACGAGAAGGTCTTCTCCAACATGGAGGAGGTCATTGCCCGCGGCGGCCGCGTCATCGCGGTCTGCTCCAAGGGGGACGCCGAGGTGGCCGACAAGGTCGAGGTCGCCCTCGAGGTTCCGGAGGACGGCGATGAGGTGATGCCGATCATCATCTCGATCCCGATGCAACTGCTCGCCTACCATGTCGCCGTGCTGAAGGGGACCGACGTCGATCAGCCGAGGAACCTGGCGAAGAGCGTCACGGTGGAATAA
- the glmU gene encoding bifunctional UDP-N-acetylglucosamine diphosphorylase/glucosamine-1-phosphate N-acetyltransferase GlmU: MNKTSAIVLAAGMGTRMKSDLVKVMHPVAGPPMIEWPVAAAFASGVGRCVLVVGHQQEKVRSYFTGRTEVSFAVQAEQLGTGHAVACAMPEIDGDADTVLILCGDTPLLTEQSLRAMLKAHAESGACVTVMTATVENPFGYGRIVKDEAGNVVAITEQKDASEAERLIREVNAGVYCVDRTFLAEAVARLDNNNAQKEYYLTDVVRQARAKGLSCRSYQVGDPREISGVNDRVQMAEASRVLRRRINEELMLSGVTMIDPDAVYIESGVQIGRDSVIHPGAVIRGKTVIGERCRIEQNTLIVDCRIAEDVAVKAGSVLEESVVGPDAAIGPMAHLRPGTELSAHVKIGNFVETKKAFMGEGSKASHLTYLGDATIGRDVNIGCGTITCNYDGVKKHKTVIEDGVFVGSDVQLVAPVTVGKNSLIAAGTTVTKDVPADSLAIARAPQVNKEGWTLRKK; encoded by the coding sequence ATGAACAAGACATCAGCAATAGTGCTGGCAGCCGGTATGGGGACCAGGATGAAATCGGATCTGGTCAAGGTGATGCATCCCGTCGCCGGCCCGCCCATGATAGAGTGGCCCGTGGCCGCCGCCTTCGCCTCAGGCGTCGGGCGCTGCGTCCTCGTGGTGGGGCACCAGCAGGAGAAGGTGCGCAGCTACTTTACCGGGCGTACCGAGGTGAGCTTCGCGGTCCAGGCCGAGCAACTCGGCACCGGGCATGCGGTCGCCTGCGCCATGCCTGAAATAGACGGGGATGCCGACACCGTCCTCATCCTCTGCGGCGACACGCCGCTTTTGACCGAGCAGAGTCTGCGCGCCATGCTGAAGGCGCATGCGGAGAGCGGGGCCTGCGTGACCGTCATGACCGCGACGGTGGAAAACCCGTTCGGCTACGGCCGCATCGTGAAGGACGAGGCGGGCAACGTGGTGGCCATCACCGAGCAAAAGGACGCAAGTGAAGCCGAGCGCCTGATCCGCGAGGTGAACGCGGGGGTGTATTGCGTGGACCGCACCTTCCTCGCCGAGGCGGTGGCCAGACTGGACAACAACAACGCCCAGAAGGAATACTACCTGACCGACGTGGTGCGGCAGGCGCGGGCGAAGGGACTTTCCTGCCGCAGCTACCAGGTGGGAGACCCCCGCGAGATCTCCGGGGTGAATGACCGGGTGCAGATGGCCGAAGCTTCCCGGGTGCTGCGCCGGCGCATCAACGAAGAGCTGATGCTCTCTGGCGTCACAATGATCGACCCGGACGCCGTTTACATCGAGAGCGGCGTGCAGATTGGGCGCGACAGCGTGATCCATCCCGGCGCCGTGATCCGCGGCAAGACCGTGATCGGTGAGCGCTGCCGCATCGAGCAGAACACCTTGATCGTCGACTGCCGCATCGCCGAAGACGTGGCGGTGAAAGCGGGGAGCGTGCTCGAGGAGTCCGTCGTCGGTCCCGATGCCGCCATCGGCCCGATGGCACACCTGCGTCCCGGCACCGAGCTCTCGGCCCACGTTAAAATCGGCAACTTCGTGGAGACCAAGAAGGCCTTCATGGGTGAGGGTTCCAAGGCCTCCCATCTCACCTACTTGGGCGACGCCACCATCGGCCGCGACGTGAACATCGGCTGCGGTACCATCACCTGCAACTACGACGGGGTGAAAAAGCACAAGACCGTCATCGAGGACGGCGTCTTCGTGGGGAGCGACGTGCAGCTGGTCGCCCCGGTCACGGTGGGGAAAAACTCCCTCATCGCCGCGGGAACCACGGTTACGAAGGACGTCCCCGCCGACTCCCTTGCCATCGCCCGAGCACCGCAGGTGAACAAAGAGGGGTGGACCCTCAGGAAAAAATAA
- a CDS encoding MXAN_5187 C-terminal domain-containing protein: MGVAEDIAKLELDLRELIIKYEQYFFGIEKREPLRLLDTVQREVRRYQNVSIPNTSHRFKYESLVSTLSVHKQKWARTNRLIEEGKFQRDRFRMSLHQAERAGKSEKKNTAAPPQDAQIENIYQQYVSARRACNLPVENVTRDKLAEAINRQKPALMEKYRCRDVEFVVVIEGGKPTLKARPKNA, encoded by the coding sequence ATGGGAGTTGCCGAGGACATAGCCAAGCTTGAGCTTGACCTGCGCGAGCTGATTATCAAGTACGAGCAGTACTTTTTCGGCATCGAGAAGCGGGAGCCTCTGCGCCTGCTCGACACGGTGCAGCGTGAGGTAAGACGCTACCAGAACGTCAGTATCCCTAACACCAGCCACAGGTTCAAGTACGAATCGCTCGTCTCCACGCTTAGCGTGCACAAGCAGAAATGGGCCCGCACCAACCGCCTCATCGAGGAAGGGAAGTTCCAGCGCGACCGCTTCCGCATGTCGCTGCACCAGGCGGAACGCGCCGGAAAGTCGGAGAAGAAGAACACCGCCGCTCCCCCCCAGGATGCACAGATCGAGAACATCTACCAGCAGTACGTGAGCGCCCGCCGCGCCTGCAACCTCCCGGTCGAGAACGTGACCCGCGATAAGCTCGCCGAGGCGATCAACCGGCAAAAGCCCGCGCTGATGGAGAAGTACCGCTGCCGTGACGTCGAGTTCGTCGTCGTCATCGAGGGTGGCAAACCCACCCTGAAGGCCCGCCCGAAGAACGCATGA
- a CDS encoding B12-binding domain-containing radical SAM protein → MLEFFTDDDPAVCARTVASHAPDLVAFSVYVWSRECALAMAGALRQLLPAAILCAGGAEPTANPAGLLDGAFDFVVRGEGETALPQAVHRLLEGGQLDGIPGVLLPGASSAPLPSPADLETIPSPYLSGRLDPSAVGGALWQLSRGCDFACSFCFDHKGGGGVRRFSMERLEAELRLFARLKVPQVFVLDSTFNKVPKRAKEILRLIRKMAPDIHFHFEVRSEFIDAEMAGLFASITCSLQIGLQSSDAAVLRGVGRGFDRDDFVNRVFLLNQSGAIFGFDLIFGLPGDTPELFRSSLDFALSLYPNHLDIFPLAVLPGTRLYGKAESLGLKHLDTPPYTVIATPCFTPQELEDAGRLAAACDLFYSRGKAVAWFNSVVAALRLSPSAFLAHFAAFMGETSEADVPEEAIWGMQRTFMERIFQERRKAKLLPLALDLVDYHHHYASALMATPPKPLSPKRLQKLDPLQEPLQLSASATLARFNYEVLEILDAGEPDLADFASCFQATGSCAVIYPAHGEVCTESLSPAYFELLTALDGKRSARQLCRKAQLSEEEAREFLEFAIAEGIVQLALPSQD, encoded by the coding sequence ATCCTCGAGTTCTTCACCGACGATGATCCCGCCGTGTGCGCCAGAACCGTCGCCTCCCACGCACCCGATCTCGTCGCCTTCTCGGTCTACGTCTGGAGCCGGGAGTGCGCCCTTGCCATGGCCGGAGCCCTTCGCCAGCTGCTTCCTGCCGCCATCTTATGCGCCGGAGGCGCCGAGCCAACCGCCAACCCCGCCGGGCTTCTCGACGGCGCCTTCGATTTCGTGGTCCGCGGCGAAGGTGAAACCGCCCTGCCGCAGGCGGTGCACCGCCTCCTGGAGGGTGGGCAATTGGACGGCATCCCGGGCGTGCTCCTGCCGGGCGCATCCTCTGCTCCCCTTCCCTCCCCAGCCGATCTGGAGACGATCCCGTCCCCTTACCTCTCGGGAAGGCTCGATCCTTCGGCCGTCGGCGGCGCGCTCTGGCAGCTCTCGCGCGGCTGCGACTTCGCCTGTTCTTTCTGCTTCGACCACAAGGGGGGAGGCGGAGTACGCCGGTTTTCCATGGAGAGGCTCGAGGCGGAGCTGCGCCTTTTCGCCCGCCTCAAGGTCCCCCAGGTCTTCGTGCTCGATTCCACCTTCAACAAGGTGCCCAAGCGCGCGAAGGAGATCCTGCGCCTGATCAGGAAGATGGCGCCGGACATCCACTTCCACTTCGAGGTGAGAAGCGAGTTCATCGACGCCGAGATGGCCGGGCTCTTCGCCTCCATCACCTGCTCGCTGCAGATCGGTCTGCAAAGCTCCGACGCCGCCGTGCTGCGCGGGGTGGGACGCGGCTTCGACCGCGACGACTTCGTGAACCGCGTTTTCCTCCTGAACCAAAGCGGCGCCATCTTCGGCTTCGACCTCATTTTCGGACTGCCGGGCGACACGCCGGAACTTTTCCGTTCTTCACTCGACTTCGCCCTGTCGCTGTACCCGAACCACCTCGACATCTTCCCGCTCGCCGTACTTCCCGGGACGCGGCTTTACGGCAAGGCGGAGTCACTCGGCCTGAAACACCTGGACACGCCCCCCTACACCGTCATCGCCACCCCCTGTTTCACGCCGCAGGAACTCGAGGATGCCGGCAGGCTTGCCGCCGCCTGCGATCTCTTCTACAGCAGGGGAAAGGCCGTTGCATGGTTCAACTCCGTGGTCGCCGCCTTGCGGCTCAGCCCGAGCGCCTTCTTGGCCCACTTCGCCGCTTTCATGGGGGAGACGTCGGAAGCCGATGTCCCCGAAGAGGCGATCTGGGGGATGCAGCGCACATTCATGGAGCGGATCTTCCAGGAACGCAGGAAGGCGAAGCTGTTACCGCTCGCCCTCGACCTGGTCGACTACCACCATCATTACGCGTCGGCCCTCATGGCGACGCCGCCTAAGCCCCTCTCCCCGAAACGGCTGCAGAAGCTCGACCCGTTGCAGGAGCCTCTGCAGCTTTCCGCCAGCGCCACGCTGGCACGCTTCAACTACGAGGTGCTGGAAATCCTGGACGCCGGCGAGCCGGATCTCGCCGATTTCGCGTCCTGCTTCCAGGCCACCGGTTCCTGCGCCGTCATCTACCCCGCGCACGGCGAGGTGTGCACGGAATCGCTGTCACCCGCCTATTTCGAGCTTTTGACGGCCTTGGACGGGAAAAGGAGCGCACGGCAGCTTTGCCGAAAGGCACAACTCTCGGAAGAAGAGGCCCGGGAGTTCCTCGAATTCGCCATCGCTGAAGGGATCGTGCAGCTCGCGCTCCCTTCCCAAGATTAA
- a CDS encoding cytochrome c3 family protein: MVQVFTRLIPLLLLLALARPGFAAQGLAIDPATCLGCHGNKISAEQMANSVHGKNGCTSCHIEIVELAKHMRGEIKVGKVQCVRCHKKEAAEHARSIHSEKGVGCAQCHTDMHSHTYWNKDKRRVIVKCTQCHKDERGFSQSVHGKGVLAGNQDSAACNDCHNLHEIKALGDPTSKENREFHTKVCLRCHADQKLVERNHISEVAVKSYMESYHGKNYRLGYPEKVAGCADCHTAHAILPSKDPKSSVNPANLVGTCGKCHSKGSMLFTKFYAHGEHNDREKYPILFYTFIAMTGLLVGTFTVFWIHTLLWMIRGFVENREKAAALEEGIIMHHVPEGHKQYRRFRRVHVFMHLLVIISFLGLSLTGLPLKFSDQVWAKFLMDLYGGAPNAGFFHRICAGITFVYFSMALVMSVHFLFIRKDVKGNPIQRLFGPDSLCPNLRDISDVIGMVRWFFFKGPKPTFERWTYWEKFDFIAVFWGMFAIGGSGLMLWFPEFFGMFLPGWAFNVATIIHSDEALLATGFIFSVHFFNTHGRPEKFPMDFVIFNGQMSKHEFVEERGDQWARYEKDGITEQFAAKKSSGIFYDFCLKAFGFTALFTGITLLMLMIYAFMHPHH, from the coding sequence ATGGTTCAAGTCTTCACACGCCTCATCCCGCTGCTACTGCTCCTCGCACTAGCCCGGCCCGGTTTCGCAGCACAGGGCCTGGCCATCGACCCGGCAACCTGCCTTGGCTGCCACGGCAACAAGATTTCTGCCGAGCAGATGGCCAACTCGGTGCACGGCAAAAACGGCTGCACCAGCTGCCACATCGAGATCGTTGAACTCGCCAAGCACATGAGGGGCGAGATCAAGGTGGGTAAGGTCCAGTGCGTGCGCTGCCATAAGAAGGAAGCGGCCGAACACGCAAGGAGTATCCACAGCGAGAAGGGCGTCGGGTGCGCGCAGTGCCACACCGACATGCACAGCCACACCTACTGGAACAAGGACAAGCGTAGGGTCATCGTCAAGTGCACCCAGTGCCACAAAGACGAGCGCGGCTTCAGCCAGTCCGTACACGGCAAGGGCGTCCTCGCCGGGAACCAGGATTCGGCAGCTTGCAACGACTGCCACAACCTGCACGAGATCAAGGCGCTTGGCGACCCGACCTCCAAGGAGAACCGCGAGTTCCACACCAAGGTTTGCCTCCGCTGCCACGCCGACCAGAAACTCGTCGAGCGTAACCACATCTCCGAAGTGGCCGTTAAGAGCTACATGGAAAGCTACCACGGCAAGAACTACCGCCTTGGCTACCCGGAGAAAGTTGCCGGCTGCGCCGACTGCCACACCGCGCACGCCATCCTCCCCTCCAAGGATCCCAAGTCCTCGGTCAACCCGGCTAACCTGGTCGGCACCTGCGGCAAGTGCCACAGCAAGGGGAGCATGCTCTTCACCAAGTTTTACGCACACGGTGAGCACAACGACCGCGAGAAGTACCCCATCCTGTTCTACACCTTCATCGCGATGACCGGCCTGCTGGTCGGCACCTTCACCGTCTTCTGGATCCACACCCTGCTCTGGATGATCCGTGGCTTCGTGGAGAACCGTGAGAAGGCGGCAGCGCTCGAAGAAGGCATCATCATGCATCACGTCCCCGAAGGGCACAAGCAGTACCGCCGCTTCAGAAGGGTCCACGTGTTCATGCACCTGCTGGTCATCATCAGCTTCCTCGGCCTCTCACTCACCGGTCTGCCGCTCAAGTTCAGCGACCAGGTATGGGCGAAGTTCCTCATGGATCTTTACGGCGGGGCGCCCAACGCAGGCTTCTTCCACAGGATCTGCGCCGGCATCACCTTCGTCTACTTCTCCATGGCCCTTGTCATGAGTGTCCACTTCCTCTTCATCAGGAAGGACGTCAAGGGGAACCCGATCCAGAGGCTCTTCGGACCTGACTCCCTCTGCCCGAACCTGCGCGATATCAGCGACGTGATCGGCATGGTCCGCTGGTTCTTCTTCAAAGGTCCGAAGCCGACCTTCGAAAGGTGGACCTACTGGGAGAAATTCGACTTCATCGCAGTCTTCTGGGGTATGTTCGCCATCGGCGGCTCCGGCCTGATGCTCTGGTTCCCCGAGTTCTTCGGCATGTTCCTGCCGGGTTGGGCCTTCAACGTGGCCACCATCATCCACTCGGACGAGGCGCTCCTGGCAACCGGCTTCATCTTCTCGGTCCACTTCTTCAACACCCACGGACGTCCTGAGAAGTTCCCGATGGACTTCGTCATCTTCAACGGCCAAATGTCCAAGCACGAGTTCGTCGAAGAGCGTGGCGATCAGTGGGCGCGTTACGAGAAGGACGGGATCACCGAGCAGTTCGCGGCCAAGAAGTCTTCCGGCATCTTCTACGACTTCTGCCTGAAGGCCTTCGGCTTCACCGCGCTGTTCACCGGCATCACCCTGCTGATGCTGATGATCTACGCCTTCATGCACCCGCACCACTAA
- the priA gene encoding replication restart helicase PriA: MQTARQHIVEVAIPLPLEGSFHYLVPERLSSVAVAGKRVLVPFGRRKVTGYLLGDGDHPGAGELKEVLDVLDEEPLFTPPELDFYRFIAGYYLHPLGEVIKMALPAGINVVSRYRCEESEDGTPVLKEYLAGGKSVRTERIYTADPECAARPRGKGLEILEYLLDVGPCSGPELRERFGSCTAQLARLVELGAARLSQREVYRDPFKAQSFGHDAPLPLNPAQGEALARLTAALNASSFAPFLLHGVTGSGKTEVYLQTIAIALAAGKTALVLVPEIALTPQLVGRFKRRFDCGIAVLHSGLSDGERYDEWRRIRRGEASIVIGARSALFAPLQGVGVIVVDEEHEGSYKQSEGVRYNARDLSLVRGKQAGAVVILGSATPLVTSYHAAMHGRLGYLHLPDRVRELPMPVTTMLDARNQKGETFLPELVEAMGENLDAGGQTLLFLNRRGFATYLVCETCGHVLRCPNCAVTLTFHRIKGKHVCHYCDFTMLPPASCPDCKSGAITMLGRGTERVEDQVQKLFPDARVSRMDRDSTKGKGGHARVLKELEEGSVDILIGTQMIAKGHDFPGVTLVGVLSADASLNLPDFRSAERTFQLVTQVMGRAGRGDKPGRVFVQTLAPGHYALTHAVAHDYEAFYREEIAFREEVGYPPFAHLAALTFSAVAARQGESAADEAAALLRKIKREARLRVEVLGPVTAPLGKVRGRFRWQILLKGVERADLHRLLFHFRGGFNHPSTVRFTIDVDPVDML, from the coding sequence ATGCAGACAGCCCGCCAGCACATCGTAGAGGTCGCCATCCCCCTCCCCCTGGAGGGAAGCTTCCATTACCTCGTGCCCGAACGCCTCTCGTCCGTGGCCGTGGCCGGCAAGCGCGTCCTCGTCCCCTTCGGCCGTCGCAAGGTCACCGGGTACCTCCTGGGAGACGGCGATCATCCTGGCGCGGGGGAGCTCAAGGAGGTCCTCGACGTTCTCGACGAGGAACCGCTCTTCACCCCCCCCGAACTCGACTTCTACCGCTTCATCGCCGGATATTACCTGCACCCGCTGGGCGAGGTGATCAAGATGGCGCTTCCCGCCGGGATCAACGTGGTGAGCCGCTACCGCTGCGAGGAGTCCGAGGACGGCACCCCGGTCCTCAAGGAGTACCTAGCCGGTGGGAAAAGCGTGCGCACCGAGCGGATCTACACCGCGGATCCGGAATGCGCGGCGCGCCCGCGGGGCAAGGGGCTGGAGATCCTGGAGTACCTTCTCGATGTGGGACCGTGCTCAGGGCCCGAGCTCAGAGAGCGCTTCGGGAGCTGTACGGCGCAGCTCGCTCGCCTGGTGGAACTCGGCGCGGCAAGGCTCTCCCAGCGCGAGGTGTACCGCGACCCGTTCAAGGCCCAGAGTTTCGGGCACGACGCACCCCTGCCTCTGAACCCCGCCCAGGGCGAGGCGCTCGCCCGGCTCACCGCCGCACTAAATGCGAGCTCCTTCGCGCCGTTTCTGCTGCACGGGGTCACCGGGAGCGGCAAGACCGAGGTTTACCTGCAGACCATCGCGATCGCCTTGGCCGCCGGGAAGACGGCCCTCGTCCTCGTCCCAGAAATCGCCCTGACCCCGCAGCTGGTCGGTCGCTTCAAGCGTCGCTTCGACTGCGGCATCGCGGTGCTGCACTCCGGGCTTTCCGACGGGGAGCGCTACGACGAGTGGCGCCGCATCCGGCGCGGAGAGGCCTCCATCGTCATCGGCGCCCGTTCCGCGCTCTTCGCCCCCCTGCAGGGGGTAGGAGTGATCGTGGTCGACGAGGAGCACGAGGGGAGCTACAAGCAGTCCGAGGGGGTGCGTTACAACGCCCGCGACCTGTCCCTCGTGCGCGGCAAGCAGGCCGGCGCCGTAGTGATCCTCGGCTCGGCCACCCCGCTCGTCACGAGCTACCACGCCGCGATGCACGGCAGGCTCGGCTACCTGCACCTCCCGGACCGGGTGCGCGAACTCCCGATGCCGGTGACGACGATGCTGGATGCCCGCAACCAGAAGGGAGAGACCTTCCTCCCCGAACTCGTCGAGGCGATGGGGGAGAACCTGGACGCCGGGGGGCAGACCCTTCTCTTTTTGAACCGGCGCGGCTTCGCCACCTACCTCGTCTGCGAGACCTGCGGCCACGTTCTGCGCTGCCCCAACTGTGCCGTCACCCTTACCTTCCACCGCATCAAGGGAAAGCACGTCTGCCACTACTGCGACTTCACCATGCTCCCCCCCGCCAGTTGCCCCGACTGCAAGAGCGGTGCGATCACCATGCTCGGGCGCGGCACGGAACGGGTCGAGGATCAGGTCCAGAAGCTCTTCCCGGACGCACGCGTCTCGCGCATGGACCGGGACTCGACAAAGGGTAAGGGGGGGCATGCGCGCGTCCTGAAGGAGCTGGAGGAGGGGTCGGTCGACATCCTGATCGGGACCCAGATGATCGCCAAGGGGCACGATTTTCCCGGCGTCACCCTGGTCGGGGTGCTCTCCGCCGACGCCTCGCTGAACCTTCCCGACTTCAGGAGCGCCGAGCGCACCTTCCAACTGGTGACCCAGGTGATGGGGCGGGCCGGGCGCGGCGACAAGCCGGGTCGGGTCTTCGTGCAGACGCTCGCTCCCGGCCACTACGCCCTCACCCACGCGGTCGCCCACGACTACGAGGCGTTTTACCGCGAAGAGATCGCCTTCCGTGAGGAGGTGGGGTATCCTCCCTTCGCGCACCTGGCCGCGCTCACCTTCTCCGCGGTGGCTGCACGCCAGGGTGAGAGTGCCGCGGACGAGGCGGCGGCGCTTTTGCGCAAGATCAAGAGGGAGGCACGCTTGAGGGTCGAGGTGCTAGGCCCGGTAACCGCGCCGCTTGGAAAGGTGCGCGGACGGTTCCGTTGGCAGATCCTTCTGAAAGGGGTGGAGCGTGCCGACCTGCACCGGCTCCTCTTCCATTTTCGCGGCGGCTTCAACCACCCCTCCACGGTACGCTTCACCATCGACGTCGATCCGGTGGACATGCTTTAG